In Thioalkalivibrio paradoxus ARh 1, the following are encoded in one genomic region:
- a CDS encoding sigma-54-dependent transcriptional regulator — protein MSIKHVLVVDDEPDICELLEITLQRMGIETTTTTRMTRAVELLEGHRFDLCLTDMRMPDGDGLDLVRRIQDRCPELPVAIITAHGSIDTAVQALKLGAFDFVTKPVDLNLLRRLIDSALRLTESSGPEFAAESGSRAAGASPLLGNSPAMVQLRNRVARLARSQAPVIIVGESGSGKELVAREIHRLGPRADGPFIPVNCGAIPAELMESEFFGHRKGAFTGAVQTRVGLFREAHGGTLLLDEVAELPLPLQVKLLRALQERAIKPVGASREEPVDVRILSATHRDLSADVAEGRFRQDLYYRLNVVELRVPPLRERYEDLEELTRHILARIAGQWGIPSLSLSDDALARLRQHPFPGNVRELENILERAAVMVDGPIIGCNALDFPDCSRAGTGPGGDPAAIVEGRVALDDHLAEQERRALEAALAQTAGNRTAAARVLGLSFRQMRYRLKKLGID, from the coding sequence ATGAGCATCAAGCATGTGCTGGTGGTGGATGACGAGCCCGATATCTGCGAACTGCTGGAGATCACGCTGCAGCGCATGGGCATCGAGACCACCACCACGACACGCATGACGCGGGCGGTCGAGCTGCTGGAAGGGCACCGGTTCGACCTCTGCCTGACCGACATGCGCATGCCCGACGGCGATGGCCTGGATCTGGTCCGGCGGATCCAGGATCGTTGCCCGGAACTGCCCGTCGCGATCATCACGGCGCATGGGAGCATCGACACCGCAGTGCAGGCACTGAAACTCGGGGCCTTCGACTTCGTCACCAAGCCGGTCGACCTGAACCTGCTGCGCAGGCTCATCGATAGCGCGCTGCGCCTGACCGAAAGCAGCGGGCCGGAGTTTGCCGCAGAATCGGGCTCACGCGCAGCGGGTGCGAGCCCGTTACTCGGGAATTCGCCCGCGATGGTTCAATTGCGTAACCGGGTGGCGCGCCTGGCCCGCAGCCAGGCACCGGTGATCATCGTCGGCGAATCCGGCTCCGGCAAGGAGCTGGTGGCCCGCGAGATCCACCGCCTGGGACCGCGGGCCGACGGGCCGTTCATCCCGGTCAACTGCGGCGCAATTCCGGCCGAGTTGATGGAGAGCGAGTTCTTCGGCCACCGGAAGGGCGCCTTCACCGGCGCGGTCCAGACCCGGGTCGGCCTGTTCCGTGAGGCGCACGGCGGCACCCTGCTGCTCGACGAGGTCGCCGAACTCCCGCTGCCGTTGCAGGTCAAGCTGCTGCGGGCCCTGCAGGAGCGGGCGATCAAGCCGGTCGGCGCATCCCGCGAGGAACCGGTCGACGTACGCATCCTGTCGGCGACCCACCGCGACCTTTCCGCGGATGTCGCGGAGGGGCGTTTCCGGCAGGATCTGTATTACCGGCTGAACGTGGTGGAACTGCGGGTTCCCCCGCTGCGCGAACGCTACGAGGATCTCGAGGAACTGACGCGGCACATTCTCGCGCGCATCGCCGGGCAGTGGGGTATCCCGAGCCTGTCGCTGTCCGACGATGCACTGGCCCGGCTCAGGCAGCACCCGTTTCCCGGCAACGTTCGCGAGTTGGAGAACATCCTCGAGCGCGCCGCGGTCATGGTCGACGGGCCGATCATCGGCTGCAACGCGCTCGATTTTCCGGACTGTTCCAGAGCGGGAACCGGACCGGGGGGCGACCCGGCCGCGATCGTGGAGGGCCGAGTGGCGCTGGACGATCACCTGGCCGAGCAGGAGCGCCGCGCACTGGAAGCCGCGCTGGCGCAGACCGCGGGCAACCGCACTGCAGCCGCCCGCGTGCTGGGCCTGAGCTTCCGACAGATGCGCTATCGGCTGAAGAAGCTGGGCATCGACTGA
- a CDS encoding Maf family protein translates to MSRPLVLASASPRRSELLAQLGVEFTPVPADIDETPRPGESPAQLVLRLARGKAEAIAAAVPGRWVLGADTVVAVGGEILGKPADRHEAARMLARLSGRVHSVYSGLALARLGEPTRDGWVKTRVWMRDIAQAEIAAYLATGEPLGKAGAYAIQGRGAAFVRCLAGSYSNVVGLPLYELDRLLCELPDPPQRRLAG, encoded by the coding sequence ATGAGTCGCCCGCTGGTGCTCGCATCTGCGTCGCCGCGCCGCAGCGAACTGCTGGCGCAGCTCGGCGTCGAGTTCACGCCGGTGCCCGCCGACATCGACGAGACGCCGCGGCCGGGCGAGTCGCCGGCGCAGTTGGTGCTGCGCCTGGCGCGGGGCAAGGCCGAGGCGATCGCCGCGGCCGTACCGGGGCGTTGGGTTCTGGGGGCGGATACGGTCGTCGCGGTCGGCGGCGAGATTCTCGGCAAGCCCGCGGATAGACACGAGGCTGCCCGGATGCTCGCGCGCCTCTCCGGCCGAGTCCACAGCGTCTACAGCGGGCTGGCGCTGGCTCGCCTGGGTGAGCCGACGCGCGATGGCTGGGTGAAGACGCGCGTCTGGATGCGCGACATCGCGCAAGCGGAGATCGCCGCGTATCTGGCGACCGGCGAGCCGCTGGGCAAGGCGGGCGCCTACGCGATCCAGGGCCGGGGCGCGGCGTTCGTCCGCTGCCTTGCCGGCTCCTACAGCAATGTCGTGGGGTTGCCGCTGTACGAGCTGGACCGGTTGCTGTGCGAACTTCCCGATCCGCCGCAGCGGCGTCTGGCGGGCTGA
- the rlmH gene encoding 23S rRNA (pseudouridine(1915)-N(3))-methyltransferase RlmH, whose amino-acid sequence MRLQLLAIGQRMPGWVAEGFAEYAARMPRDASLQLQVLPGPARSRAMDTATLRRAEAQALLAAVPSQAILVALDERGECVDTQRLATRFEQWRQSGRDVALLIGGAAGLDASIRKRADWIWSLSPLTFPHMLVRVLVAEQLYRAWSVLAHHPYHRG is encoded by the coding sequence ATGCGATTGCAGCTGCTTGCGATCGGCCAGCGCATGCCCGGGTGGGTTGCCGAGGGTTTTGCCGAGTACGCGGCGCGGATGCCCCGCGATGCCTCGCTGCAACTGCAGGTGCTGCCCGGCCCGGCCCGCTCGCGGGCAATGGATACGGCGACGCTGCGTCGTGCCGAAGCGCAGGCGTTGCTGGCGGCGGTGCCGTCGCAGGCCATCCTGGTCGCGTTGGACGAGCGCGGCGAATGCGTGGACACGCAGCGTCTGGCGACGCGGTTCGAGCAGTGGCGCCAGTCGGGGCGTGACGTGGCGCTGCTGATCGGCGGTGCCGCGGGTCTGGACGCGTCGATCCGCAAGCGCGCGGACTGGATCTGGTCGCTGTCGCCGCTCACCTTTCCGCATATGCTGGTGCGGGTTCTGGTTGCGGAGCAGCTCTACCGCGCCTGGTCCGTGCTTGCCCACCATCCCTACCACCGCGGATGA
- the rsfS gene encoding ribosome silencing factor yields the protein MQSEQLVDLVTHALEDMKGQQVRVLDVRGKTPLADYMVIASGTSNRHVKSLADSVAVKAKEAGVQPLGIEGQEGQEWVLVDLNDVIVHVMLPKVRDFYNLEKLWLAEDAGDDASGQWPGPDVIRRIRH from the coding sequence ATGCAAAGTGAACAGCTGGTCGATCTCGTAACTCACGCGCTGGAAGACATGAAGGGGCAGCAGGTCCGCGTGCTCGACGTGCGTGGCAAGACGCCGCTGGCCGATTACATGGTCATTGCCAGCGGAACCTCCAACCGGCACGTGAAATCCCTTGCCGATTCGGTCGCCGTGAAGGCGAAGGAAGCCGGGGTCCAGCCCCTGGGCATAGAGGGGCAGGAGGGTCAGGAGTGGGTGCTGGTCGATCTGAACGACGTGATCGTGCACGTGATGCTCCCGAAGGTCCGGGATTTCTACAACCTGGAGAAGCTCTGGCTGGCGGAGGATGCGGGCGACGACGCCTCCGGGCAGTGGCCTGGGCCCGACGTGATCCGGCGTATCCGCCACTGA
- the nadD gene encoding nicotinate-nucleotide adenylyltransferase — translation MIGVLGGTFDPIHFGHLRPALEVHEQLALQELRFIPCHVPPHRAAPATPARHRLAMVEHAVAGVPGFRVDRRELDRPGPSYTVETLHDLRTEIGSEAPLVLIMGMDAFAGLHTWHRWRELPALAHLVVAHRPGATTPPDAAFRGIARVAADPEPLRTRPAGWIHFQPVTQLDISATAIRNALQAGRSPRYLLPDDVHAYIDEHGLYRAIASEPR, via the coding sequence GTGATCGGTGTTCTCGGCGGCACCTTCGACCCGATCCACTTCGGGCACCTGCGCCCGGCGCTGGAAGTGCACGAGCAGCTCGCGCTGCAGGAACTGCGTTTCATTCCCTGTCACGTGCCGCCCCACCGTGCGGCGCCGGCAACCCCGGCGCGGCATCGTCTGGCGATGGTCGAGCATGCGGTGGCCGGCGTGCCGGGTTTCCGGGTCGACCGCCGGGAACTGGATCGCCCCGGTCCGTCCTACACCGTCGAAACCCTGCACGACCTGCGGACCGAAATCGGTTCAGAGGCGCCGCTGGTGCTGATCATGGGCATGGATGCGTTTGCCGGGCTGCATACCTGGCACCGGTGGCGGGAGCTGCCGGCGCTGGCGCACCTGGTGGTGGCGCATCGCCCCGGCGCCACCACGCCGCCTGATGCCGCTTTCCGTGGCATCGCGCGCGTCGCCGCCGATCCGGAACCGTTGCGGACCCGGCCCGCTGGCTGGATTCACTTCCAGCCCGTGACCCAGCTCGATATCTCGGCCACCGCGATTCGCAACGCCCTGCAGGCCGGGCGGAGCCCACGCTATCTGCTCCCGGATGATGTCCATGCCTATATTGACGAACATGGCCTGTATCGGGCCATTGCCAGCGAACCCCGTTGA
- a CDS encoding glutamate-5-semialdehyde dehydrogenase, translating to MADLGRRARAASRVMAEAETGHKNTALAAIAEVILDQRRELSEANRVDLDAGRARGLDEAMLDRLTLNDARIEAMAEGCRQVAALPDPVGVITDLAYRPSGIQVGRMRVPLGVIGIIYESRPNVTIDAAVLCLKSGNATILRGGSEAAHSNRALAGIIQAGLVAAGLPRDAVQIVATTDREAVGELLRMERDVDVIVPRGGKGLIERVSRESRVPVIKHLDGVCHVYLDARADADKAFAVAVNAKTQRYGTCNTMETLLVHTSRAGELLPRVAAALEQHGVELRGCESTRALLPGIGAATEDDWYAEYLAPVLAIRVVDSLEAAMDHINAYGSQHTDSIVTEDWSAARRFLRAVDSSSVMVNASTRFADGFEYGLGAEIGISTDKLHARGPVGLEGLTTQKFVVLGDGHVRT from the coding sequence ATGGCGGATCTCGGGCGGCGCGCGCGTGCGGCTTCGCGGGTAATGGCCGAGGCCGAAACCGGGCATAAGAACACCGCGTTGGCGGCGATCGCCGAGGTGATCCTCGATCAGCGCCGGGAGTTGTCCGAGGCCAACCGCGTGGACCTCGACGCCGGCCGGGCGCGGGGACTCGACGAGGCGATGCTCGATCGCCTGACGCTGAACGATGCCCGCATCGAGGCCATGGCCGAGGGTTGCCGCCAGGTCGCGGCGCTCCCCGACCCGGTCGGCGTGATCACCGACCTGGCGTATCGCCCGAGCGGGATCCAGGTGGGCCGGATGCGGGTGCCGCTGGGCGTGATCGGGATCATCTACGAATCCCGTCCCAACGTGACCATCGACGCCGCCGTGCTGTGTCTGAAATCCGGCAATGCCACGATTCTGCGCGGCGGCTCGGAGGCCGCCCACTCGAACCGGGCACTCGCGGGCATCATCCAGGCCGGGCTGGTCGCGGCGGGGCTGCCGCGCGATGCCGTGCAGATCGTCGCGACGACCGACCGGGAGGCGGTCGGCGAACTGCTGCGAATGGAGCGCGACGTCGACGTGATCGTGCCGCGCGGCGGCAAGGGGCTGATCGAGCGCGTGAGCCGCGAGTCGCGGGTGCCGGTGATCAAGCACCTGGATGGCGTCTGCCACGTCTACCTCGACGCCCGTGCCGATGCCGACAAGGCATTCGCGGTGGCCGTGAACGCGAAGACCCAGCGCTACGGCACCTGCAACACGATGGAAACGCTGCTGGTGCACACAAGCCGGGCCGGCGAACTGCTGCCGCGCGTCGCCGCGGCATTGGAACAGCACGGGGTGGAACTGCGCGGCTGCGAAAGCACCCGCGCGCTGCTTCCGGGAATCGGCGCCGCAACCGAGGACGATTGGTACGCCGAGTACCTGGCTCCGGTGCTGGCGATCCGGGTGGTCGATTCGCTCGAGGCCGCGATGGACCACATCAACGCCTACGGTTCGCAGCACACCGACAGCATCGTCACCGAGGACTGGAGCGCCGCGCGGCGTTTCTTGCGCGCAGTGGATTCCAGCTCGGTCATGGTGAACGCGTCGACGCGGTTTGCCGACGGTTTCGAGTACGGCCTGGGTGCCGAAATCGGAATCAGTACCGACAAGCTGCACGCCCGGGGCCCGGTCGGGCTCGAGGGGCTGACCACGCAGAAGTTCGTGGTGCTGGGCGATGGTCATGTGCGCACCTGA
- the holA gene encoding DNA polymerase III subunit delta, protein MTLDPEQLEPALARGLKPVYAILAEEPLQALEAADAVRAAARAAGFGARTVLDLGASGDWNAFEAAVRDRSLFAERGLIDLRLPSGKPGRIGAEHLARYARAPEPDLILLLQLPRPDRDMRKAAWFKALERAAVTVHARPVPPNRLGAWIRGRLERAGLRIEPDALALLAARVEGNLLAARQEVDKLKLAGVTEIDLDTLRQGLADSARYDLFELPSVALSGDAARALRMLRGMLAEGQPEPLILWALARDIRALARACERRAAGEPAAQATRGFWGTDAAALRKAVDRVPPADARRLLVQAASVDRVIKGREPGNVGRQLVDLVAALSGRPLQAA, encoded by the coding sequence TTGACCCTCGATCCCGAACAGCTCGAGCCGGCGCTGGCCCGTGGCCTGAAGCCGGTCTACGCAATCCTGGCGGAGGAGCCGCTGCAGGCGCTGGAAGCCGCCGACGCGGTGCGGGCCGCCGCGCGTGCCGCCGGGTTCGGCGCGCGCACGGTGCTGGATCTGGGGGCAAGTGGCGACTGGAACGCGTTCGAAGCCGCGGTGCGCGATCGGTCCTTGTTCGCCGAGCGCGGACTGATCGACCTGCGCCTTCCTTCCGGCAAGCCTGGCCGGATCGGCGCCGAGCACCTGGCCCGCTACGCCCGCGCGCCGGAGCCGGACCTGATCCTGCTGCTGCAATTGCCGCGGCCGGACCGTGACATGCGCAAGGCGGCCTGGTTCAAGGCGCTGGAGCGCGCGGCGGTGACGGTGCATGCGCGCCCGGTGCCGCCGAATCGGCTCGGGGCCTGGATCCGCGGGCGGCTGGAGCGGGCGGGCCTCCGGATCGAGCCGGATGCGCTGGCGCTGCTCGCCGCGCGGGTCGAGGGCAACCTGCTGGCGGCCCGGCAGGAAGTGGACAAGCTCAAGCTGGCCGGAGTCACCGAGATCGACCTGGACACGTTGCGGCAGGGATTGGCCGACTCGGCCCGGTACGATCTGTTCGAACTGCCGTCGGTCGCGCTGTCCGGGGATGCCGCGCGGGCGCTGCGCATGCTGCGCGGCATGCTGGCCGAGGGGCAGCCCGAACCGTTGATTCTGTGGGCATTGGCGCGCGACATCCGGGCGCTGGCGCGCGCCTGCGAACGGCGCGCCGCCGGGGAGCCGGCGGCCCAGGCCACCCGGGGCTTCTGGGGTACCGATGCGGCCGCGCTGCGCAAGGCCGTCGACCGTGTGCCCCCGGCCGACGCACGGCGCCTGTTGGTGCAGGCGGCGAGCGTCGACCGGGTGATCAAGGGGCGGGAACCGGGCAACGTCGGCAGGCAGTTGGTAGACTTGGTGGCGGCGCTGTCGGGCCGGCCGCTGCAAGCGGCCTGA
- a CDS encoding LPS-assembly lipoprotein LptE, producing MNAARIWGVALLVLVLAGCGFQLRGVPDWPDGLDPIRIEGLAVRDPLYLNLAQSLRAAGVEVLPPGTAGAAELRVLSLHDDRRVLSVTGAARISEYELVRQLEAELALPDVAERLPLGRLEVSRVYVFDAASVLGQSEREEELRLAMNRDLVRLLQLRVQALLAQTPSGESR from the coding sequence GTGAACGCCGCGCGTATCTGGGGCGTGGCCCTGCTGGTGCTGGTGCTTGCCGGCTGCGGATTCCAGCTGCGCGGCGTGCCCGACTGGCCCGATGGACTCGATCCGATCCGGATCGAGGGCCTGGCCGTGCGCGATCCGCTGTACCTGAACCTGGCGCAAAGCCTGCGTGCGGCCGGCGTGGAAGTGCTTCCGCCCGGGACTGCCGGGGCAGCCGAGCTGCGGGTGTTGTCGCTGCACGACGACCGGCGCGTGCTGTCGGTCACAGGCGCTGCGCGCATCAGCGAGTACGAGCTGGTGCGCCAGCTCGAAGCCGAGTTGGCACTGCCGGACGTTGCCGAACGCCTGCCGCTGGGGCGGCTGGAGGTCAGCCGGGTCTATGTGTTCGATGCAGCATCGGTACTGGGTCAGTCCGAGCGCGAAGAGGAACTGCGCCTGGCGATGAACCGCGATCTCGTCCGGCTGCTGCAGTTGCGGGTGCAGGCCCTGCTCGCGCAGACGCCGTCCGGGGAATCCCGGTGA
- the leuS gene encoding leucine--tRNA ligase has protein sequence MQESYEPAAIEAAVQHRWAESRCFDAREDDRREPFYCLSMFPYPSGKLHMGHVRNYTIGDVIARFQRMQGRNVLQPMGWDAFGLPAENAAIQNRVAPAAWTRQNIDQMRAQLKRLGFAYDWSREIATCDPEYYRWEQWLFLRLFEKGLVYRKLATVNWDPVDQTVLANEQVIDGRGWRSGAVVERREMPQWFLRITDYADELLDALDGLDGWPDQVRAMQRNWIGRSEGVELDFTVAGDQRLTVYTTRPDTLMGVSYVALAPEHPLVTARLGDDPELAAFVEDCRNRGVAEADLATMEKRGRALGITARHPLSGEEVPVWVANFVLMEYGTGAVMAVPAHDERDHAFAQQYGLPIRPVIEPLDGSRWDFDAAAFTDHGRLVDSGEFSGLDFEQAFSAIAESLEARSLGRRRRNYRLRDWGISRQRYWGCPIPVIHCDDCGVVPVPEADLPVRLPEDVVPDGAGSPLAKMASFHETTCPKCGRAARRETDTFDTFFESSWYYARYCSADNHEAMLDARADYWLPVHQYVGGVEHAVLHLLYARFFHKLLRDEGLLSSDEPFTRLLTQGMVIAPTFYRERPDGSRDWINPADVEVARGAEGAGEAQIRATGERVQIGGMEKMSKSKNNGVDPQALIDRYGADTARLFTMFAAPPDLSLEWSDSGVEGAHRFLKRLWRQVFECRCTQATPMRPDTARLGDTGRALRRKLHETIAKVTDDIGRRQTFNTAIAACMELLNELSRLPADEPEANPLRRECLTDLVLMLAPIVPHISQALWESMGHHGLIADAAWPAVDPEALTVAEITLAVQVNGKLRAQIQVPADAPREAIEQAARADANVQRHLEGLAVVKVVVVPGRLVNLVAKPA, from the coding sequence ATGCAGGAAAGCTACGAGCCCGCCGCGATCGAGGCCGCCGTCCAGCACCGTTGGGCGGAGAGCCGCTGCTTCGACGCGCGCGAGGACGACCGGCGCGAGCCGTTCTATTGCCTGTCGATGTTCCCCTACCCGTCGGGGAAGCTGCACATGGGGCATGTGCGCAACTACACCATCGGCGACGTGATCGCGCGCTTTCAGCGCATGCAGGGGCGCAACGTGCTGCAGCCGATGGGCTGGGACGCGTTCGGTCTGCCGGCGGAGAACGCCGCGATCCAGAACCGTGTCGCGCCCGCCGCCTGGACGCGGCAGAACATCGACCAGATGCGCGCGCAGCTCAAGCGCCTCGGTTTCGCCTACGACTGGAGCCGTGAGATCGCGACCTGCGACCCGGAGTACTACCGCTGGGAGCAATGGCTGTTCCTGCGCCTGTTCGAGAAGGGGCTGGTCTACCGCAAGCTCGCGACCGTGAACTGGGATCCGGTGGACCAGACCGTGCTGGCGAACGAGCAGGTGATCGACGGGCGCGGCTGGCGTTCGGGCGCGGTGGTCGAGCGGCGCGAGATGCCGCAGTGGTTCCTGCGCATCACCGACTACGCCGATGAGCTTCTGGACGCACTCGACGGGCTCGACGGCTGGCCGGACCAGGTGCGCGCAATGCAGCGCAACTGGATCGGCCGTTCCGAGGGCGTCGAGCTGGATTTTACCGTCGCCGGCGATCAGCGACTGACCGTCTATACCACGCGTCCGGATACGCTGATGGGGGTCAGCTATGTCGCACTGGCACCCGAACACCCGCTGGTCACGGCCCGGCTCGGCGACGACCCGGAGCTGGCGGCCTTCGTCGAGGACTGCCGCAACCGCGGCGTCGCCGAGGCCGATCTCGCGACGATGGAGAAGCGCGGCCGCGCGCTCGGCATCACCGCGCGCCACCCGCTGAGTGGCGAGGAGGTGCCGGTATGGGTCGCGAACTTCGTGCTGATGGAATACGGCACCGGCGCGGTGATGGCGGTGCCGGCGCACGACGAGCGCGACCACGCGTTCGCGCAACAGTACGGCCTGCCGATCCGGCCGGTGATCGAGCCGCTGGATGGCAGCCGCTGGGACTTCGACGCAGCCGCGTTCACCGATCACGGCCGCCTGGTCGACTCGGGCGAGTTCAGCGGGCTGGACTTCGAGCAGGCGTTCAGCGCGATCGCCGAGTCGCTGGAGGCACGCAGCCTCGGGCGGCGGCGGCGCAACTACCGGCTGCGCGACTGGGGCATCTCGCGCCAGCGCTACTGGGGCTGTCCGATCCCGGTGATCCACTGCGACGACTGCGGCGTGGTGCCGGTGCCCGAAGCCGATCTCCCCGTCCGGCTGCCGGAGGACGTGGTGCCCGACGGTGCCGGTTCGCCGCTGGCGAAGATGGCGTCGTTCCACGAGACGACCTGCCCGAAGTGCGGCCGGGCCGCCCGGCGCGAGACCGACACCTTCGACACCTTCTTCGAGTCTTCGTGGTACTACGCCCGCTACTGCTCCGCGGACAACCACGAAGCGATGCTCGATGCCCGCGCCGACTACTGGCTGCCGGTGCACCAGTATGTCGGCGGGGTCGAGCACGCGGTGCTGCACCTGCTGTACGCGCGCTTCTTCCACAAGCTGCTGCGCGACGAGGGCCTGCTGTCGAGTGACGAACCCTTCACCCGGCTGCTGACACAGGGCATGGTGATTGCCCCGACCTTCTACCGGGAACGGCCGGACGGCAGCCGCGACTGGATCAACCCGGCCGACGTCGAGGTCGCTCGCGGCGCGGAGGGCGCTGGCGAGGCGCAGATTCGCGCGACCGGCGAGCGGGTGCAGATCGGCGGCATGGAGAAGATGTCCAAGTCGAAGAACAACGGCGTCGACCCGCAGGCGCTGATCGATCGCTACGGCGCGGATACCGCACGCCTGTTCACGATGTTCGCGGCGCCGCCGGATCTGTCGCTGGAATGGTCCGACTCCGGGGTCGAAGGTGCGCACCGTTTCCTGAAGCGGCTCTGGCGCCAGGTGTTCGAGTGCCGTTGCACGCAGGCGACGCCGATGCGCCCGGATACCGCCCGGCTCGGCGACACCGGGCGCGCGCTGCGGCGCAAGCTGCACGAGACCATCGCCAAGGTCACCGACGACATCGGGCGCCGCCAGACCTTCAACACTGCGATCGCGGCGTGCATGGAGTTGCTGAACGAACTCTCCCGCCTGCCCGCGGACGAACCCGAGGCCAATCCGCTGCGGCGCGAGTGCCTGACCGATCTGGTGCTGATGCTGGCGCCGATCGTGCCCCACATCAGCCAGGCGCTCTGGGAGTCCATGGGCCACCACGGGCTGATCGCGGACGCCGCCTGGCCGGCGGTCGACCCCGAGGCATTGACGGTTGCGGAGATCACCCTCGCGGTGCAGGTGAACGGTAAGCTGAGGGCACAGATCCAGGTGCCCGCGGACGCCCCGCGCGAGGCGATCGAGCAGGCCGCTCGCGCCGATGCCAACGTGCAGCGGCATCTCGAGGGGCTTGCCGTGGTGAAGGTGGTGGTGGTGCCGGGGCGCCTGGTCAACCTCGTGGCGAAGCCCGCGTGA
- a CDS encoding glycerol-3-phosphate dehydrogenase/oxidase, giving the protein MSDQRERQLARLGEGLYDVLIVGGGINGAVSAAALAGQGARVALIDRGDFAGMTSQASSNLVWGGIKYLESREFALVRELCLSRNRLLRHYPSWVREIRFLATIDRGFRWDPRLLWLGTWVYWLFGSGFTRVPRRLSRRAIARVEPRIDIADAAGGFEYSDAFLCDHDARFVFQFVRAALRDGCAAANYVESLGARRDRGVWTLRARDVETGAEREIRARVLINAGGPLVDAHNALTGVRTEHRHVFSKGVHLILPQLSASGRILTFFADDGRLFFVIPMGNRSCVGTTDTPVQDPDTRVTDADRRFLLDNVNRRLKLARPLAPADVIAERCGVRPLAVRGNATLAPGDWLQLSRRHVIEVDRERAHLSLFGGKLTDCLNVAEEVADRVRELGIELPARARRWYGEPDAAARDAFFDAARALELDRYTPSGAPEPLSQRLWRRYDRDAMELLAMIRADARAAEIVIEGTEYLRCELELAREREMVVRLDDFLRRRSRIAQILGQQALRDAPGLIEACRILFGDQAQRRFEQLFAQSAAGPSQPDAGAR; this is encoded by the coding sequence GTGTCCGACCAGCGTGAACGGCAGCTGGCCCGCCTCGGCGAGGGTCTGTACGACGTACTGATCGTCGGCGGCGGGATCAACGGCGCGGTATCGGCCGCGGCACTGGCCGGGCAGGGCGCGCGTGTCGCCCTGATCGACCGCGGCGACTTCGCCGGCATGACCAGCCAGGCGTCGTCGAATCTGGTCTGGGGCGGGATCAAGTACCTCGAGTCGCGCGAATTCGCGCTGGTGCGCGAACTCTGTCTGAGCCGCAATCGGCTGCTGCGGCACTACCCGTCGTGGGTTCGGGAGATCCGGTTCCTGGCCACGATCGACCGGGGCTTTCGCTGGGATCCCCGCCTGCTCTGGCTGGGCACTTGGGTCTACTGGCTGTTCGGCAGCGGCTTCACGCGTGTTCCGCGGCGTCTGTCGCGGCGCGCGATCGCGCGCGTCGAACCCCGAATCGACATCGCCGATGCGGCCGGCGGGTTCGAATACTCGGACGCGTTTCTGTGCGACCACGATGCCCGCTTCGTGTTTCAGTTCGTGCGTGCTGCGTTGCGCGACGGCTGTGCGGCCGCCAACTACGTCGAGTCGCTCGGGGCCCGGCGCGACCGGGGCGTATGGACGCTGCGGGCGCGCGACGTCGAGACTGGAGCGGAACGGGAGATCCGGGCGCGGGTGCTGATCAACGCCGGCGGACCGCTGGTGGACGCGCACAACGCGTTGACCGGGGTGCGGACCGAGCACCGCCACGTGTTCTCGAAGGGCGTGCACCTGATCCTGCCGCAGCTGAGCGCCAGCGGCAGGATCCTGACGTTCTTCGCCGACGACGGCCGGCTGTTCTTCGTGATCCCGATGGGCAACCGCAGCTGCGTCGGAACCACCGACACCCCGGTGCAAGACCCGGACACGCGGGTGACCGACGCCGACCGCCGGTTCCTGCTGGACAACGTCAATCGCCGTCTGAAGCTGGCGCGCCCGCTGGCGCCGGCCGACGTGATCGCCGAACGCTGCGGGGTGCGCCCACTGGCGGTGCGCGGCAACGCCACGCTGGCGCCCGGCGACTGGCTGCAGCTCTCGCGCCGGCATGTGATCGAGGTCGATCGCGAACGGGCGCATCTGAGCCTGTTCGGCGGCAAACTGACCGATTGCCTGAATGTGGCCGAGGAGGTCGCGGATCGGGTGCGGGAGCTGGGAATCGAGCTGCCCGCGCGCGCCCGGCGCTGGTATGGCGAGCCGGACGCGGCGGCCCGCGACGCCTTCTTCGATGCGGCCCGGGCGCTGGAGCTGGATCGCTACACGCCGAGCGGCGCACCGGAACCGCTGTCCCAGCGGCTTTGGCGGCGCTATGACCGCGACGCGATGGAACTGCTGGCGATGATCCGCGCCGATGCGCGCGCAGCCGAGATCGTGATCGAGGGAACCGAGTATCTGCGCTGCGAGCTGGAGCTCGCCCGCGAGCGCGAGATGGTCGTGCGCCTGGACGACTTCCTGCGCCGGCGCTCGCGGATCGCCCAGATCCTCGGGCAGCAGGCGCTGCGCGACGCACCCGGTCTGATCGAGGCCTGCCGGATCCTGTTCGGTGACCAGGCGCAGCGGCGGTTCGAGCAGCTTTTCGCGCAATCTGCCGCCGGGCCGTCGCAGCCGGACGCGGGGGCGCGCTGA